From the bacterium genome, one window contains:
- a CDS encoding carbon-nitrogen hydrolase family protein has product MARYVRISNISSGYTSVDLSSNYQSIINQIKKHLDALIQEVLPDRPDLIVLPEVCDWPSNLPQEKIMEYYKERGTQILDYFREIARNNNCYITYPAVMEDENGIWRNSTRIIDRDGNIAGIYHKNHLVIEENTVYGLAYGTEAPLIQCDFGNIGCVICFDLNFDRLRLQYVEKRPEIILFSSMAHGGLLQRYWAYSCRAYFVGATSTLPGTIISPVGEIITSTTNYTPYITADINLDYCVAFISYNERKFKEMKKKYGSGVKIYDPGLLGSVLITCEMQDKTIKEIIKEFDIELLDDYFNRALTHREKNIK; this is encoded by the coding sequence ATGGCAAGATATGTAAGGATAAGTAATATAAGCAGCGGATATACATCTGTTGACCTATCTTCCAACTATCAAAGTATAATTAACCAGATAAAAAAACATTTAGATGCTCTTATCCAAGAAGTTTTACCTGATAGACCAGACCTCATTGTTCTCCCTGAAGTATGTGACTGGCCATCTAATCTACCTCAAGAGAAAATTATGGAATACTATAAAGAAAGAGGAACTCAAATACTTGACTATTTTAGAGAAATAGCAAGAAATAATAACTGTTATATTACATATCCTGCGGTAATGGAAGATGAAAATGGTATATGGAGAAATTCTACAAGGATTATTGATAGAGATGGCAATATCGCTGGTATATACCATAAGAACCACCTCGTAATAGAAGAAAATACAGTTTACGGACTCGCTTATGGGACAGAAGCACCTTTAATACAATGTGATTTCGGGAATATAGGGTGTGTAATATGTTTCGACTTAAATTTTGACAGGTTAAGATTACAGTATGTAGAGAAAAGACCTGAAATAATTCTTTTCTCATCTATGGCACATGGAGGACTCCTTCAAAGATACTGGGCTTATTCCTGCAGGGCATACTTTGTCGGTGCAACCTCTACGCTGCCAGGAACTATCATTTCACCAGTAGGTGAAATTATCACCTCTACTACAAACTATACTCCTTATATCACTGCAGACATAAATCTCGACTATTGTGTTGCTTTTATCAGTTATAATGAGAGAAAGTTCAAAGAGATGAAGAAAAAGTATGGTTCGGGTGTAAAGATATATGACCCTGGACTTTTGGGTTCTGTTTTAATTACCTGTGAAATGCAGGATAAAACAATAAAAGAGATTATAAAAGAGTTTGACATAGAACTTCTTGATGATTATTTTAACAGGGCACTTACCCACAGAGAAAAAAATATAAAATAA
- a CDS encoding glycosyl hydrolase-related protein, which yields MEKILELERIIKDVQKKIEEQITVKWKFIQGIENGENPDIDDSGWEEKTSNARWQPNDGPAYFRTYFTVPDIIEGVKIEGSEISIIFLILSNTKLFINGKEIYSQKYWADTRGGPVITFVKNAIPGERYFLVFKTSTADGFRYFSAQIVINRVEEVLFELNSLLFQLKFAMELSKKSKNLQKNLDKALSFINVQDIKDRNWDNILNDIKKAEEALEPFRKEAKRYTVHLIGHAHIDMNWLWTYEDTIDTCLRDFDTVTKLMDRYPDLTFSQSQAHIYKIVEDHNPALFEKVKEKVKEGRWDITASSWVESDMNIVDGESFIRHILYANKYISENFGVKSEIFWAPDGFGHAGTLPSILAGAGIKYYYFMRCGKGLPLLRWKGKDGSELLAFNSIYNNSIRPETTIPVFLEYHKRYNLPDFLFVYGVGDHGGGPTEADIKRKQKMETKPVLPKLEFSTTLRYFRAVERYRNKIPVVADELNATLEGCYTTHSDIKKANRTGETMLLSLETLSVIMHMKGISAPEKELEELWRTVLFNQFHDIIDGSAIHSSYEFSGKLADEVEKKCSELSSTLLEKLVQKNNKHSITLFNPLGWKRKYLYEEKNQETFVEIPGYGYKTICIEECKNISGKGKLTINKDGLYDYEEEYENEFYIMKMDRQTGIIKRLFDKKNSREVLFTHMSIWEDIYTWYAEKGGNLISVCWEAPHSASAWLIGNIYRIENLFNLEEIKTITENFKTTIYIKRTYRNSEIIQKIFLYNDFPYIDFVNQIVWNEEGNSKEGVPMLRVNFHTALKNPDTYFEIPFGAIKREPIGKEYPALKWAGQKEGNYWVVLMNKEKHGYNIDGNNLSLTLLRNPYEPDAVPDKGKHLISYRLFFGKSSITDITKLAMEYNTPPLAISGKTESEEFYPFEIKGNVVPTSFKRALGRNSYILRLVEVEGKKEIIKIDFVKKPKKVYITNSVEKREKELKGWRGKSIKFNIAPYRILTLEIQF from the coding sequence ATGGAAAAGATACTGGAACTTGAGAGGATTATAAAGGATGTTCAGAAAAAGATTGAAGAGCAAATTACTGTAAAGTGGAAGTTTATACAGGGCATAGAAAATGGAGAAAACCCTGACATAGATGATAGCGGATGGGAAGAAAAAACATCTAATGCAAGATGGCAACCTAATGATGGACCTGCATACTTCAGAACATATTTTACTGTTCCAGATATAATAGAAGGTGTAAAAATTGAAGGAAGCGAAATTTCTATCATTTTCCTTATCCTTTCAAATACAAAACTTTTTATTAACGGGAAAGAGATTTACTCACAGAAATACTGGGCAGATACGAGAGGGGGTCCTGTTATTACTTTTGTTAAAAATGCTATTCCTGGAGAAAGATATTTTCTTGTTTTTAAAACATCCACTGCAGATGGATTTAGATATTTCAGTGCTCAGATTGTTATCAACAGAGTTGAAGAAGTCCTCTTTGAACTTAACTCCTTACTTTTCCAGTTGAAATTTGCTATGGAACTTTCTAAAAAATCAAAAAATCTACAAAAAAATCTGGATAAAGCACTCTCTTTTATAAATGTGCAGGATATTAAGGATAGAAACTGGGATAATATCTTAAATGACATTAAAAAAGCAGAAGAAGCGCTTGAACCATTCCGAAAAGAAGCAAAGAGATATACTGTCCATCTTATAGGACATGCCCATATTGATATGAACTGGCTCTGGACCTATGAAGATACTATTGATACATGTCTGCGTGATTTTGATACAGTCACAAAACTTATGGATAGATACCCTGACCTGACCTTCTCTCAAAGCCAGGCACATATATACAAAATCGTTGAAGACCATAACCCTGCATTGTTTGAGAAGGTAAAGGAAAAGGTAAAAGAAGGAAGATGGGACATTACCGCCTCCTCCTGGGTGGAAAGTGATATGAATATAGTGGATGGAGAGTCCTTTATACGGCATATACTTTATGCCAATAAATATATATCAGAAAATTTCGGAGTAAAATCAGAGATATTCTGGGCACCTGATGGTTTCGGACATGCAGGGACACTACCATCTATACTGGCAGGTGCAGGTATTAAATATTATTATTTTATGAGATGTGGTAAAGGACTACCCCTTTTAAGATGGAAGGGTAAAGATGGCAGTGAACTGCTTGCTTTTAATAGTATATATAACAACTCTATCAGACCTGAAACTACTATCCCTGTTTTTCTTGAATATCACAAAAGATACAATCTACCTGACTTTCTTTTTGTTTACGGAGTGGGAGACCATGGGGGAGGACCTACGGAAGCGGATATAAAGAGAAAACAGAAGATGGAGACAAAACCAGTATTACCAAAGCTTGAATTTTCTACAACACTCAGATATTTTAGAGCGGTTGAAAGATATAGAAATAAAATTCCTGTAGTGGCAGATGAATTGAATGCAACACTGGAAGGATGTTATACCACACACTCTGATATTAAAAAAGCCAACAGGACAGGTGAGACAATGCTCCTTTCTTTAGAAACACTATCTGTAATAATGCATATGAAAGGTATCTCCGCTCCTGAAAAAGAATTAGAAGAGTTATGGCGTACAGTACTGTTCAATCAATTCCACGATATTATTGACGGTTCTGCAATACATTCATCTTATGAATTTTCAGGAAAACTTGCTGATGAGGTAGAAAAAAAGTGTAGTGAACTCTCCAGTACATTGCTTGAGAAACTTGTTCAGAAAAATAATAAGCACAGCATAACTCTATTCAACCCGCTGGGATGGAAAAGAAAGTATCTATACGAAGAAAAAAATCAAGAAACTTTTGTTGAGATACCTGGATATGGATATAAAACAATCTGTATTGAGGAATGTAAAAACATATCTGGAAAAGGGAAACTAACTATAAATAAAGATGGGCTTTATGATTACGAGGAGGAATATGAGAATGAGTTTTACATAATGAAGATGGACAGGCAAACAGGGATAATAAAACGACTTTTTGATAAGAAGAACAGTCGTGAGGTACTTTTTACACATATGAGTATCTGGGAGGATATATATACCTGGTATGCAGAAAAAGGTGGTAATCTTATAAGTGTATGCTGGGAAGCACCTCACAGTGCAAGTGCCTGGCTAATAGGAAATATCTATAGGATAGAGAACCTTTTTAATCTGGAGGAGATAAAGACAATTACAGAGAATTTTAAAACCACAATATACATCAAACGAACATATAGAAACTCAGAGATTATACAAAAGATATTCCTTTATAACGATTTTCCCTATATTGATTTTGTTAATCAGATTGTCTGGAATGAAGAAGGGAATAGTAAAGAAGGGGTACCTATGTTAAGGGTCAACTTCCATACAGCGCTGAAGAATCCTGATACATACTTTGAAATACCCTTTGGGGCAATAAAAAGAGAACCCATCGGAAAGGAATATCCTGCATTAAAATGGGCAGGGCAGAAAGAAGGGAATTACTGGGTAGTTCTGATGAATAAAGAAAAACATGGATACAATATTGACGGAAATAATCTATCTTTGACGCTTTTAAGAAACCCTTATGAACCAGATGCTGTACCTGACAAAGGGAAACATCTAATCTCCTATAGATTGTTCTTTGGTAAATCCAGTATAACTGATATTACTAAATTAGCAATGGAATATAATACACCTCCACTGGCTATATCAGGAAAAACAGAATCAGAGGAGTTTTATCCATTTGAAATAAAAGGAAATGTAGTTCCAACTTCTTTCAAGAGGGCACTGGGAAGAAATTCTTATATATTACGGCTGGTTGAAGTAGAGGGTAAAAAGGAAATCATAAAGATTGATTTTGTAAAAAAACCCAAAAAGGTGTATATTACAAACAGTGTGGAAAAAAGAGAAAAAGAGTTGAAAGGATGGAGGGGGAAAAGCATTAAATTTAATATCGCACCTTACAGGATATTAACACTGGAGATACAGTTTTAG
- a CDS encoding amidohydrolase family protein translates to MKIIDFHMHIKGGDRDRTEATGEEIIKIMDRAGIERSVVFSICISAREGNLKTYKEVKKFPDRLIGFATGIPAFNTNVCEEIERAVNEYGFKGVKVHRGIHTLEGYLIFPLIEKCIELDIPCLIDCCAEFEPVKEIVKNYPSAKIVVAHLGGEDQTVLEKLLDLANETENLYFDTSYVRAVGFIGKAIEKVGSKKLIFGSDGPLIPPEIDIAKINFWKLTEEEKEDIFYNNAKKLLKI, encoded by the coding sequence ATGAAGATTATTGACTTTCATATGCATATAAAGGGTGGGGACAGAGACAGAACAGAAGCAACCGGAGAAGAGATTATAAAGATAATGGACAGGGCAGGTATTGAAAGAAGTGTTGTCTTCTCAATATGTATATCTGCGAGAGAAGGTAATCTAAAAACATATAAAGAGGTAAAAAAGTTCCCTGATAGATTGATTGGCTTTGCCACAGGTATCCCTGCCTTTAACACAAATGTATGTGAAGAGATAGAAAGAGCGGTTAATGAATATGGTTTTAAAGGGGTTAAAGTCCATAGAGGGATTCATACCCTTGAAGGATATCTTATCTTTCCACTGATTGAAAAGTGTATAGAACTTGATATACCCTGTTTAATAGATTGCTGTGCTGAATTTGAACCAGTGAAAGAGATTGTTAAAAACTACCCATCTGCCAAGATAGTAGTCGCACATTTAGGAGGAGAGGACCAGACAGTGTTAGAAAAACTCCTGGACCTTGCTAATGAAACAGAAAATTTGTATTTTGATACATCATATGTAAGAGCAGTTGGTTTTATCGGTAAAGCGATTGAAAAGGTTGGAAGCAAAAAACTAATATTTGGTTCAGATGGACCATTAATTCCACCGGAGATAGATATAGCAAAGATAAACTTCTGGAAATTAACTGAAGAAGAAAAAGAAGATATCTTCTATAATAATGCAAAAAAACTTCTAAAAATTTAG
- a CDS encoding amidohydrolase family protein, protein MKVIDIHTHIQIKECEDVIEYAERLNVIKMCLLGDVLKYGYNPQEGQVREINDLTIFLTRKYPAFFTGFCFLNPKNSKKFIAEEVERCILNNKLKGIKLEASTFASDKRVFFIADIAQNLNIPLLHHCWNTLTLGKNPSPECYQTDPTDIITLIKNFPELTLIVAHLRGIDIRGIIAIKGYSNVYIDTSGAQPVVGIIEYAVKKIGSERILFGSDIYFPGGRDLPVQLKTVIESNIKTKEKEDILFKNAERILKIC, encoded by the coding sequence ATGAAAGTAATTGATATACATACCCATATCCAGATAAAAGAGTGTGAAGATGTAATAGAATATGCTGAAAGGTTAAATGTAATCAAAATGTGTCTTCTCGGAGATGTATTAAAGTATGGATATAATCCCCAAGAAGGACAGGTAAGAGAAATAAATGATTTAACTATTTTCCTAACCAGAAAATATCCTGCCTTTTTCACCGGGTTTTGTTTCTTAAATCCTAAAAACTCAAAAAAGTTTATAGCGGAAGAGGTTGAGAGATGTATATTGAATAACAAACTTAAGGGAATTAAACTTGAAGCATCTACATTTGCCTCTGATAAACGTGTCTTTTTTATTGCAGATATTGCGCAGAATTTAAATATTCCTTTACTCCACCACTGCTGGAATACACTAACATTAGGAAAAAATCCTTCCCCGGAATGTTATCAGACAGACCCCACAGATATAATAACTCTTATAAAAAACTTTCCTGAACTAACCCTTATTGTTGCCCATTTAAGAGGGATTGATATCAGAGGCATAATAGCAATTAAAGGATATAGCAATGTTTATATAGATACATCAGGTGCCCAGCCAGTTGTAGGAATCATTGAGTATGCAGTCAAAAAGATAGGGTCTGAGAGGATTTTGTTCGGTTCTGATATCTATTTTCCAGGCGGAAGAGACCTTCCTGTACAGTTGAAAACAGTTATTGAAAGCAATATTAAAACAAAAGAAAAAGAAGATATTCTATTTAAAAATGCAGAAAGGATATTGAAGATATGCTGA
- a CDS encoding amidohydrolase — MLIDVNVNYGNWPFRRLSINTIKGIEKKLRKNKISKCFISHLGCALNFQEVEEYNEELHKKIKDNKFFCFVPAVNPALTDAEEIIENFRYIKIAPSYHLYSLNDKKFSYLFQKISDKKILVFLQMRYEDERSHNPAFKIGSPSLEEIKNFAVNYPDIKIILLCGYFSEIIQLCKIDNVYSDISFAEYFKTIKSLLKEISPDKLVFGSHTPFLYTEAGIAKLGYAEVEKDIVEKVAYKNIINLSGGRLK, encoded by the coding sequence ATGCTGATTGATGTCAATGTAAATTATGGAAACTGGCCATTCAGGAGATTATCTATAAATACAATAAAAGGGATTGAAAAGAAACTAAGAAAAAATAAAATCTCTAAATGTTTCATTTCCCATCTTGGCTGTGCGTTGAACTTCCAAGAGGTAGAAGAATATAACGAAGAATTGCATAAGAAAATAAAAGATAATAAGTTCTTCTGCTTTGTCCCTGCTGTAAATCCTGCCCTTACAGATGCAGAAGAGATAATAGAAAATTTTAGATATATCAAGATTGCTCCCTCTTATCATCTCTATTCTTTAAATGATAAAAAGTTCTCCTATCTCTTCCAGAAGATATCCGATAAAAAAATCCTCGTTTTTCTACAGATGAGATATGAAGATGAAAGAAGCCATAACCCTGCCTTTAAGATAGGTAGTCCATCTCTGGAAGAGATAAAAAATTTTGCTGTAAACTATCCTGATATAAAGATTATCCTTCTCTGTGGATATTTTTCAGAGATTATTCAACTATGTAAGATTGATAATGTGTACTCTGATATCTCTTTTGCTGAGTATTTTAAAACCATAAAATCCCTGTTAAAAGAAATCTCGCCTGATAAACTCGTTTTTGGCAGTCATACACCATTTTTATATACGGAAGCAGGGATAGCAAAACTTGGCTATGCAGAAGTTGAAAAAGACATAGTTGAAAAAGTAGCTTATAAGAATATAATAAACCTGTCAGGAGGTCGCTTAAAATGA
- a CDS encoding LysM peptidoglycan-binding domain-containing protein — MKKWLLISFCGLLLLSGCVATQSDVGMVQEKVSSVEEDLYATTKAVADRLNTLEQNNNKRFSSLEERIDELEKQRAILADEISRLSSEIKGLSGKIEELDYTYKEQIKGEKENTQSREFELRRDVEGVKKTYTDIITSIASLNKNITTLQNDIITVNKAQVSLGEAVNKISASIQDINNRQGAMESKFDSTMQVFLDELTRQESEIFYLKNRIEPTPIVKPKESKTYIVKSGDTLEKIAEKFATSVSEIKKANNLKSDVVYIGQKLTIP, encoded by the coding sequence ATGAAAAAGTGGCTTTTAATCAGTTTTTGTGGACTTCTGTTGCTTTCTGGTTGTGTTGCTACTCAATCAGATGTTGGGATGGTACAGGAAAAGGTTTCTTCTGTGGAAGAAGACCTTTATGCAACAACAAAAGCAGTGGCTGATAGGTTAAATACCTTAGAACAAAACAATAATAAAAGATTCTCTTCTCTTGAAGAAAGAATAGATGAACTTGAAAAACAACGTGCCATACTTGCTGACGAGATATCAAGGTTAAGTTCTGAAATTAAGGGGTTATCGGGGAAGATAGAAGAACTTGACTATACCTATAAAGAGCAGATAAAGGGAGAGAAAGAAAATACCCAGAGCAGAGAATTTGAACTCCGCAGGGATGTAGAAGGAGTAAAAAAGACATACACTGATATTATTACTTCCATTGCATCACTTAATAAAAATATAACAACCTTGCAGAATGATATAATTACAGTAAATAAAGCACAGGTATCCCTCGGAGAAGCAGTTAATAAAATTTCTGCAAGTATTCAGGATATAAATAACCGACAGGGTGCGATGGAATCAAAGTTTGATAGTACTATGCAGGTATTCCTTGATGAACTTACAAGGCAGGAGAGTGAGATATTCTATTTAAAGAACAGGATAGAACCTACTCCAATAGTAAAACCAAAAGAATCAAAAACATATATTGTAAAAAGCGGGGATACTCTTGAAAAAATTGCGGAGAAGTTTGCAACAAGTGTAAGTGAAATTAAGAAGGCAAACAATTTAAAAAGTGATGTTGTGTATATAGGGCAGAAACTCACTATCCCATAA
- the clpB gene encoding ATP-dependent chaperone ClpB: MDYINEKFTDRAQESLLRAHSIAQSRNHQVVDTVHLLISLIEDETVLDILKQMGVDVLRLKEESSSLLDKLPEVTGPGVSGGVYISQKLGQVLNSAVKQAENMGDAYVSVEHLFLSLTEKFSDVSEILKKYDIFKERLLKLIKQIRNGEKVMDRDAENKYKVLEKYTRDFTDLARKGKLDPVIGRDEEIRRVIQVLSRRTKNNPVLIGEAGVGKTAIVEGLARRIVSGDVPESLKNKQILGLDIGALVAGTKYRGEFEDRLKALLKEIEKKEGDIILFIDELHTLVGAGGAEGAIDASNMLKPALARGTLRCIGATTLDEYRKYIEKDRALERRFQVVYVKEPSVEETISILRGLKERYEVHHGVKITDSALVSAAILSSRYISGRFLPDKAIDLVDEAASRLRIEMESVPAELDEIERKIVQLEIERQALKKETGNEVKERLGKIEKELDTLKKEKEKLRSRWLAEKGIVENIRKIKGEIEEAKNVIEKAEREGDLDKAAEYKYGRLIELQKKLEDETAKLKKVQGKTGALLKDEVTEEDIAEIVSKWTGIPVSRMLEGEVEKLIKMEERLSKRVVGQDEAIIAVSNAIRRNRAGLSDPKRPIGSFIFLGPTGVGKTELARTLAEVLFNDENALVRIDMSEYTEKYSISRLIGAPPGYVGYEEGGQLTEKIRRRPYSVILLDEIEKAHIEVFNLLLQVLDDGRLTDGQGHTVDFRNTVIIMTSNLGSQYITMFKEEQAMREKVMDVLKSTFRPEFLNRVDEVIIFRKLKKEDLLKIVDIQIGYLQKRLEEKRITISFSDSVKNYLAEKGYDEIYGARPLKRLIQKEIENPLAVKVLSGEIKEGSSVNIDIKNDILDFHVL; the protein is encoded by the coding sequence ATGGACTATATAAATGAAAAGTTTACAGATAGAGCACAGGAATCATTATTAAGGGCACATTCTATAGCACAGAGCAGAAACCATCAGGTAGTAGATACAGTACATCTACTGATATCCCTTATTGAAGATGAAACTGTATTAGATATTTTAAAGCAAATGGGGGTAGATGTATTGAGGTTAAAAGAGGAAAGTTCTTCTTTACTTGATAAACTTCCTGAGGTTACAGGACCAGGGGTTTCAGGTGGTGTTTATATCAGCCAGAAACTTGGTCAGGTATTGAATAGTGCTGTAAAGCAAGCTGAGAATATGGGAGATGCGTATGTAAGTGTTGAACATCTCTTCCTTTCCCTTACAGAGAAGTTTTCTGATGTCTCTGAAATTCTTAAAAAATATGATATCTTTAAGGAAAGATTATTAAAACTAATAAAACAGATAAGAAACGGAGAAAAAGTTATGGATAGAGATGCAGAAAATAAGTACAAGGTGCTGGAAAAATATACGAGGGATTTCACTGACCTTGCGAGAAAGGGGAAACTTGACCCTGTTATAGGCAGGGATGAGGAGATAAGGAGGGTTATACAGGTTCTTTCCAGAAGGACCAAAAATAACCCAGTTCTTATAGGTGAAGCAGGTGTAGGCAAGACCGCTATTGTAGAAGGACTTGCGAGAAGAATTGTTTCAGGAGATGTTCCCGAATCCCTTAAAAATAAACAGATATTAGGATTGGATATAGGCGCACTTGTCGCAGGTACAAAGTACCGTGGAGAATTTGAAGACCGTCTTAAAGCATTATTGAAAGAGATAGAAAAAAAAGAAGGAGATATAATTCTTTTTATTGATGAACTCCATACCCTTGTAGGTGCTGGTGGTGCAGAGGGAGCAATAGATGCTTCAAATATGTTAAAACCAGCACTTGCGAGAGGAACATTGAGATGTATCGGTGCAACAACTCTGGATGAATATAGAAAATATATAGAGAAGGACAGAGCACTTGAAAGGAGATTTCAGGTTGTATATGTTAAAGAACCGAGTGTTGAAGAGACAATATCTATTTTAAGGGGCTTAAAAGAAAGATATGAAGTCCATCATGGAGTAAAGATTACAGACAGTGCACTTGTATCAGCAGCGATTCTTTCAAGCAGATATATATCAGGAAGGTTTTTGCCGGATAAGGCGATAGACCTTGTTGATGAGGCAGCAAGCAGGTTAAGGATAGAGATGGAAAGTGTTCCTGCGGAATTAGATGAGATTGAGAGAAAGATAGTACAGTTAGAAATAGAAAGGCAGGCACTTAAAAAAGAGACAGGAAATGAAGTGAAAGAGCGTCTCGGGAAAATAGAAAAGGAACTTGATACACTGAAAAAGGAAAAGGAAAAATTACGGTCAAGATGGCTTGCAGAAAAAGGCATTGTAGAAAATATAAGAAAAATCAAGGGTGAGATAGAAGAAGCAAAGAATGTTATAGAAAAGGCAGAGAGAGAAGGAGACCTTGATAAGGCAGCAGAATATAAATACGGGAGATTGATTGAACTGCAGAAGAAATTGGAAGATGAGACAGCAAAATTAAAGAAAGTACAGGGCAAGACAGGAGCACTTTTGAAAGATGAAGTTACAGAGGAAGATATAGCAGAGATTGTTTCCAAGTGGACAGGTATTCCTGTTTCAAGGATGCTGGAGGGAGAGGTTGAAAAACTTATTAAGATGGAAGAGCGACTTTCTAAAAGAGTTGTAGGACAGGATGAAGCAATTATTGCTGTATCCAATGCTATAAGAAGGAACAGGGCAGGACTTTCAGACCCGAAAAGGCCCATCGGTTCATTTATCTTCCTCGGTCCTACAGGTGTGGGAAAGACAGAACTTGCAAGAACACTTGCAGAGGTTTTATTTAACGATGAAAATGCTCTTGTACGTATTGATATGAGTGAGTATACAGAAAAATATTCAATCTCTCGTCTTATAGGTGCTCCTCCTGGATATGTGGGATATGAGGAAGGAGGGCAACTTACAGAGAAAATCAGGAGAAGACCTTACAGTGTGATACTTCTTGATGAGATAGAGAAGGCACATATTGAGGTCTTTAACCTTCTTTTACAGGTTCTTGATGATGGACGTCTTACTGATGGACAGGGACATACCGTGGACTTCAGAAATACAGTTATCATAATGACATCCAACCTCGGCAGTCAGTATATCACTATGTTTAAGGAAGAGCAGGCGATGAGGGAAAAGGTGATGGATGTTTTGAAATCAACATTCAGACCGGAATTCTTGAACAGGGTGGATGAGGTTATTATATTCAGAAAACTCAAGAAAGAAGACCTTCTGAAGATAGTTGATATACAGATAGGATACCTTCAGAAACGTCTTGAAGAAAAGAGAATAACAATATCTTTTTCAGATTCTGTGAAGAACTACCTCGCTGAAAAAGGGTACGATGAGATATATGGCGCAAGACCTTTAAAGCGGCTTATCCAGAAGGAGATAGAAAATCCACTTGCCGTGAAGGTTCTTTCAGGAGAGATAAAAGAAGGCAGTAGTGTTAATATAGATATCAAAAATGATATCCTTGATTTCCATGTTCTATAA
- a CDS encoding glycoside hydrolase family 130 protein, with the protein MYDSPVKRYEGNPIIKPEDVKGANSIFNSAIVPFKDGYAGIFRIDDRTRFATLRAGFSKDGVKWEISDEPIKFVQENTDIKIGFSYDPRVTCIEGRYYITWCNDVNGPTIGMGWTEDFQTFYQMEDAFLPANRNGVLFPRKIGGLYTMLSRPSDYGHTPFGNIFCSQSPDLKFWGRHRLVMKPEMPWEKTKIGAGPVPIEIEEGWLLIYHGVLTSCNGFVYSAGAAILDKESPWNVLYRSKKYILAPSMEYERIGDVPNVVFPTATILEKDKKTLRIYYGAADTYVCMATVNIYDLILFVKENS; encoded by the coding sequence ATGTACGACTCACCTGTAAAAAGATATGAAGGAAACCCTATTATTAAACCAGAGGATGTAAAAGGGGCAAACTCAATCTTCAACAGTGCAATAGTCCCGTTTAAGGATGGATATGCAGGGATTTTCAGAATAGATGACAGGACGAGATTTGCCACCCTCAGGGCTGGTTTCAGTAAGGATGGAGTAAAATGGGAAATCAGTGATGAACCCATCAAGTTTGTACAAGAAAACACTGATATTAAAATAGGATTCAGTTATGACCCGAGAGTCACCTGTATAGAGGGGAGATATTACATAACATGGTGTAATGATGTAAACGGACCTACTATTGGTATGGGATGGACAGAGGACTTTCAAACATTCTATCAAATGGAAGATGCATTCCTTCCCGCCAACAGGAATGGTGTGCTTTTTCCTCGTAAGATAGGTGGTCTTTATACTATGTTAAGCCGCCCCAGTGATTATGGACATACTCCATTTGGAAATATATTCTGTTCCCAGAGCCCTGACCTTAAATTCTGGGGGAGACATCGTCTGGTAATGAAACCTGAAATGCCCTGGGAAAAGACAAAGATAGGTGCAGGACCTGTCCCTATAGAGATAGAAGAGGGATGGCTATTAATATACCATGGTGTTCTGACATCCTGTAATGGGTTTGTCTATAGTGCTGGTGCGGCAATACTTGATAAAGAGAGTCCTTGGAATGTCTTATACCGCTCAAAAAAATATATCCTGGCACCTAGTATGGAATATGAAAGGATAGGGGATGTGCCTAATGTAGTGTTTCCAACAGCAACTATTCTGGAAAAAGATAAAAAAACACTACGGATATATTATGGAGCAGCAGACACATATGTCTGTATGGCTACAGTGAATATATATGACCTTATCCTCTTTGTTAAAGAAAATAGTTAA